From one Conyzicola nivalis genomic stretch:
- a CDS encoding histidine phosphatase family protein → MTTIYLVRHGETDWNRARRIQGSTDIPLNQTGRDQAAVTGALLASRQWDGVYASPLARAYETGAIIADQLGLPAPEAVPEVAERRYGEAEGLTGDEIDARFPGDTPVPGRESREEVAARVIPAIVALAERHPGENIVLVSHGGVIRTILGVVAPDEHPEPIRNGSVHSFRHTDGTLDLIAFDDPIEVQSLACATDDIEDQNAVESRDSLV, encoded by the coding sequence ATGACCACGATCTACCTCGTCCGACACGGCGAAACCGACTGGAACCGCGCGCGCCGCATCCAGGGCAGCACCGACATCCCGCTCAACCAGACCGGCCGCGACCAGGCGGCCGTCACGGGCGCGCTGCTGGCGAGCCGGCAGTGGGACGGCGTGTACGCGAGTCCGCTCGCGCGGGCCTACGAGACCGGCGCGATCATCGCGGACCAGCTCGGTCTGCCGGCGCCCGAGGCCGTGCCGGAGGTGGCCGAGCGTCGCTACGGCGAGGCCGAGGGTCTCACCGGCGACGAGATCGACGCCCGCTTCCCCGGCGACACCCCCGTGCCCGGCCGCGAATCGCGCGAGGAGGTCGCCGCGAGGGTCATCCCCGCGATCGTCGCCCTCGCCGAACGCCACCCGGGCGAGAACATCGTGCTGGTGAGCCACGGCGGCGTGATCCGCACGATTCTGGGTGTCGTCGCCCCCGACGAACACCCGGAGCCGATCCGCAACGGGTCGGTGCACAGCTTCCGCCACACCGACGGCACGCTCGACCTCATCGCCTTCGACGATCCGATCGAGGTACAGTCGCTCGCCTGCGCGACCGACGACATCGAAGACCAGAACGCCGTGGAGTCGCGCGACTCGCTCGTCTAG
- a CDS encoding fatty acid desaturase family protein, whose translation MTNSASQPAARIIKTGQRGLANPVSEFSALLHTVRDAGLLHRKRSFYILNFAVITLLMAASWVGVVLLSGTWYTLILAAVMGVLFTQYAFMAHEASHRQVFESGKANDLTGRVLADLFVGISYSWWMTKHTRHHANPNTAGKDPDIETDFIIFTKEHAEKVSSPFATFLARRQGWLFFPVLIFEGINLHQHAFMTVFSPKKKVDKRSLEIVLLAVRHVAFISAVFLVMPLGMAFAFLGVQLAVFGLYMGASFAPNHKGMPVLPKDSKVDFLRRQVLTSRNIRGGWYMNIFMGGLNYQIEHHLFPSMPRPHLKRAREITKEYCQSKNILYTETSVLESYAIVIAYLNRVGLSAGGDPFDCPAAMRYGR comes from the coding sequence GTGACGAATTCAGCATCACAGCCTGCCGCCCGCATCATCAAGACGGGCCAGCGCGGGCTGGCCAACCCGGTGTCGGAGTTCTCCGCTCTGCTGCACACCGTACGCGACGCCGGTCTCCTGCACCGCAAGCGCTCCTTCTACATTCTCAACTTCGCCGTCATCACGCTGCTCATGGCCGCGTCGTGGGTCGGAGTGGTGCTGCTCAGCGGCACCTGGTACACCCTCATCCTCGCCGCCGTTATGGGCGTGCTCTTCACCCAGTACGCGTTCATGGCCCACGAGGCCAGCCATCGCCAGGTCTTCGAGTCGGGCAAGGCCAACGACCTCACCGGTCGTGTGCTCGCCGACCTGTTCGTTGGTATCAGCTACTCGTGGTGGATGACGAAGCACACCCGCCATCACGCGAACCCGAACACCGCGGGCAAAGACCCCGACATCGAGACCGACTTCATCATCTTCACGAAGGAACATGCCGAAAAGGTCTCCAGTCCCTTCGCCACCTTCCTCGCCCGCCGCCAGGGCTGGCTGTTCTTCCCCGTGCTGATCTTCGAAGGCATCAACCTGCACCAGCACGCCTTTATGACCGTATTCTCGCCGAAGAAGAAGGTCGACAAGCGTTCGCTCGAAATCGTCTTACTCGCAGTGCGCCACGTCGCCTTCATCTCCGCCGTGTTCCTCGTGATGCCGCTCGGAATGGCGTTTGCCTTCCTCGGCGTCCAGCTGGCCGTATTCGGCCTCTACATGGGAGCCTCGTTCGCCCCGAACCACAAGGGCATGCCGGTTCTCCCGAAGGACAGCAAGGTCGACTTCCTGCGCCGCCAGGTGCTCACGAGCCGCAACATCCGCGGTGGCTGGTACATGAACATCTTCATGGGCGGGCTCAACTACCAGATCGAGCACCACCTGTTCCCGAGCATGCCGCGCCCGCACCTCAAACGTGCCCGCGAGATCACGAAGGAATACTGCCAGAGCAAGAACATCCTCTACACCGAGACGAGCGTCCTCGAGTCGTACGCGATCGTGATCGCGTACCTCAACCGGGTCGGACTCTCCGCCGGCGGAGATCCCTTCGATTGCCCCGCCGCCATGCGGTACGGCCGCTAA
- a CDS encoding Sir2 family NAD-dependent protein deacetylase, translating into MTLPQVHSPANPDEGSPDSRLDEAVALLKGRRIAILTGAGLSTDSGIPDYRGEGAPVRSPMTFSQYLGDLTYRKRYWAGSHLGWKRFAAAAPNAGHRAVADLERAGLINGVITQNVDGLHLRAGSQRVVDLHGSMDRVRCLTCGQYYARGDIAARLAAANPWLDDEAAIELSPDGDVQIASVDEFVVPECSVCGGLLKPDVVFFGEFVPVDKFTEASALVQSAEAFIVAGSSLMVNSGIRLLDQAVKKKLPVVVINRGVTKGDSRAAVKIDAGTSETLVSLLERLPV; encoded by the coding sequence GTGACATTGCCACAGGTCCATTCTCCCGCGAATCCCGACGAGGGAAGCCCAGACTCCCGGCTCGACGAGGCCGTCGCCCTACTGAAGGGTCGACGTATCGCGATCCTCACCGGTGCCGGGCTCAGCACCGACTCCGGAATCCCCGACTACCGCGGCGAGGGCGCGCCCGTCCGCTCCCCCATGACGTTCTCGCAGTACCTGGGCGACCTGACCTACCGCAAGCGCTACTGGGCGGGCAGCCACCTCGGCTGGAAGCGCTTCGCCGCCGCGGCACCCAACGCCGGCCACCGCGCCGTCGCCGACCTCGAACGCGCGGGCCTCATCAACGGCGTCATCACCCAGAACGTCGACGGGCTGCACCTGCGCGCCGGGTCGCAGCGGGTCGTCGACCTGCACGGGTCGATGGACCGCGTGCGCTGCCTCACCTGCGGGCAGTACTACGCCCGCGGCGACATCGCCGCCCGCCTCGCTGCCGCGAACCCCTGGCTCGACGACGAGGCCGCGATCGAGCTCTCCCCCGACGGAGACGTGCAGATCGCCTCGGTCGACGAGTTCGTCGTGCCCGAGTGCAGCGTGTGCGGCGGCCTGCTCAAGCCCGACGTCGTGTTCTTCGGGGAATTCGTGCCCGTGGATAAGTTCACGGAGGCCTCCGCCCTCGTGCAGAGCGCCGAGGCGTTCATCGTGGCCGGTTCGTCGCTCATGGTGAACTCAGGAATCCGTCTGCTCGATCAGGCGGTCAAGAAGAAGCTGCCCGTCGTCGTGATCAACCGCGGCGTGACCAAGGGCGACTCCCGAGCTGCGGTTAAGATCGATGCAGGAACCTCGGAGACGCTCGTCTCCCTGCTGGAGCGGCTGCCCGTCTAG
- a CDS encoding DEAD/DEAH box helicase: MPAPLPGTGFHPHVGTFAAEHLSPSYPERAARGTASALRAWQAEALDAYFEKEPRDFLAAATPGAGKTTFALRLATELIARREVDRITVVAPTEHLKRQWAEAAHRVGIRLDPAYANGQAFGGRRFHGIAVTYAQVAVRPLLHRTITESARTLVILDEIHHGGDALSWGDAIRDAFGPATRRLSLTGTPFRSDTAPIPFVSYAPDNKGIRTSITDYNYGYGRALADGVVRPVIFMAYAGKMRWRTKMGDEMEARLGEGDTKDITSQAWRTALDPGGDWITAVLKAANRRLSEVRHAVPDAGGLVIATDQTTARAYAKVLHGLTGEMPTIVLSDEKESSERIDVFSQGSQRWMVAVRMVSEGVDVPRLAVGVYATSASTPLYFAQAVGRFVRTRRRGETATIFLPSVPNLMALASTMELERDHALDRETQDDGLLDDGLLSDENREEKTSDDLLQDEFTWEALESDANFDKVLYEGGEFGFAADPESDEELDFIGIPGLLEPDQVRELLKQRQARQSKRSGDRQKALPAEDRDPPALFRTLKEQRTLLNSLVGIRSKMTGEPHGLIHAELRRILGGPAVAQATVTQLQARIDYLRKRVRGLQ, encoded by the coding sequence ATCCCCGCTCCGCTTCCCGGCACCGGATTCCACCCCCACGTCGGAACCTTCGCCGCCGAGCACCTCTCGCCGTCGTATCCCGAGCGCGCGGCCCGCGGTACCGCGAGTGCGCTCCGGGCCTGGCAGGCCGAGGCGCTCGACGCCTACTTCGAGAAGGAGCCGCGCGACTTCCTCGCCGCCGCGACGCCCGGCGCAGGCAAGACCACCTTCGCGTTGCGCCTCGCGACCGAGCTGATCGCGCGCCGCGAGGTAGACCGCATCACCGTCGTCGCGCCGACGGAGCATCTCAAGCGGCAGTGGGCCGAGGCGGCTCACCGGGTGGGCATCCGGCTCGACCCGGCCTACGCCAACGGCCAGGCGTTCGGCGGACGCCGTTTCCACGGCATCGCCGTCACCTACGCCCAGGTCGCGGTACGTCCGCTGCTGCACCGCACGATCACCGAGTCCGCGCGCACCCTCGTCATCCTCGACGAGATCCACCACGGCGGCGACGCGCTCAGCTGGGGCGACGCCATCCGCGACGCGTTCGGGCCGGCCACCAGGCGGCTCTCGCTGACGGGAACCCCGTTCCGCAGCGACACCGCCCCCATTCCCTTCGTCAGCTACGCGCCGGACAACAAGGGCATCCGCACGTCGATCACCGACTACAACTACGGCTACGGCCGGGCCCTCGCCGACGGTGTCGTGCGCCCCGTCATCTTCATGGCCTACGCCGGCAAGATGCGGTGGCGCACCAAGATGGGCGACGAGATGGAGGCCCGGCTCGGCGAGGGCGACACAAAAGACATCACCTCGCAGGCCTGGCGCACGGCCCTCGACCCCGGCGGCGACTGGATCACGGCCGTGCTCAAGGCCGCGAACCGCAGGCTCAGCGAGGTGCGCCACGCCGTTCCGGACGCGGGCGGCCTCGTCATCGCGACCGACCAGACCACGGCCCGCGCCTACGCCAAGGTGCTGCACGGCCTCACCGGCGAGATGCCCACGATCGTGCTCTCCGACGAGAAGGAGTCGAGCGAGCGCATCGATGTCTTCTCCCAGGGGTCGCAGCGCTGGATGGTGGCGGTGCGCATGGTGTCGGAGGGCGTCGACGTGCCCCGCCTCGCCGTGGGTGTCTACGCGACATCCGCATCGACGCCCCTCTACTTCGCCCAGGCGGTCGGTCGTTTCGTGCGCACGCGTCGCCGCGGCGAGACCGCGACCATCTTCCTGCCCAGCGTCCCCAACCTGATGGCACTCGCGTCGACGATGGAACTCGAGCGCGATCACGCGCTCGACCGGGAGACGCAAGACGACGGCCTGCTCGACGACGGCCTGCTGAGCGACGAGAACCGGGAGGAGAAGACCTCCGACGATCTGCTGCAGGACGAGTTCACCTGGGAGGCGCTCGAGTCCGACGCGAACTTCGACAAGGTGCTCTACGAGGGCGGCGAGTTCGGTTTCGCGGCCGACCCCGAGAGCGACGAAGAGCTCGACTTCATCGGCATCCCCGGCCTGCTCGAACCCGACCAGGTACGCGAGCTGTTGAAGCAGCGGCAGGCGCGGCAGTCCAAGCGGTCGGGCGACCGGCAGAAGGCGCTGCCGGCGGAGGATCGCGATCCGCCCGCGCTGTTCCGCACGCTGAAAGAACAGCGCACGCTGCTGAACAGCCTCGTCGGCATCCGGTCGAAGATGACGGGGGAGCCACACGGCCTCATCCACGCCGAGCTGCGCCGGATTCTCGGTGGCCCGGCCGTCGCCCAGGCCACCGTCACGCAGCTGCAGGCGCGTATCGACTACCTGCGCAAGCGCGTTCGCGGGCTGCAGTAG
- a CDS encoding SGNH/GDSL hydrolase family protein — protein sequence MTQQHPWTRYVALGDSFSEGIGDPEPASPGGFRGWADRVAEVLAQQTDDFAYANLAIRGRLLQQIIDEQVEPALALRPDLISISAGGNDIIRPGTDPDEISSRLEGAVERLTSDGATVVLFNGPDIGTTPVLGRHRGKVAIYNENVRGIAARHDAVVADMWPLRELRDPRMWAPDRLHFSPLGHHTIARMVLATLNVQNDLEPYVPEPLPSSTWRHARVEDFGWAREHFMPWVLRRIRHQSSGDNVTAKRPAWPEAE from the coding sequence ATGACACAGCAGCACCCGTGGACCAGATACGTCGCCCTGGGCGATTCCTTCAGCGAAGGAATCGGGGATCCGGAGCCGGCGAGTCCCGGAGGATTCCGCGGCTGGGCCGACCGTGTCGCCGAGGTCCTCGCCCAGCAGACCGACGACTTCGCCTACGCGAACCTGGCGATCCGCGGGCGGTTGCTCCAGCAGATCATCGACGAGCAGGTCGAGCCCGCGCTCGCCCTGCGTCCCGATCTCATCTCGATCTCGGCCGGCGGCAACGACATCATCCGCCCCGGTACCGACCCCGACGAGATCTCCTCGCGCCTCGAGGGCGCCGTCGAGCGGCTCACGTCGGACGGGGCGACTGTTGTGCTGTTCAACGGTCCCGACATCGGTACGACGCCTGTGCTCGGCCGCCATCGCGGCAAGGTGGCCATCTACAACGAGAACGTCAGGGGCATCGCGGCGAGACACGACGCCGTGGTCGCCGACATGTGGCCGCTGCGGGAGCTGCGCGACCCGCGCATGTGGGCGCCCGACCGCCTGCACTTCTCCCCCCTCGGCCACCACACGATCGCGCGCATGGTGCTCGCGACGCTCAACGTGCAGAACGACCTCGAGCCGTACGTGCCCGAACCGTTGCCGTCGAGCACGTGGCGCCACGCGCGGGTGGAAGATTTCGGCTGGGCACGCGAGCACTTCATGCCGTGGGTGCTCAGGCGCATCCGGCACCAGTCGTCGGGAGACAACGTCACGGCCAAGCGTCCGGCCTGGCCGGAGGCGGAATAG
- a CDS encoding APC family permease, with translation MSDQKTSPTSTGKGLATGTLGLVGSTVIGLASTAPVYSLAATLGFVVLVVGAQAPIAFIIAFVPMFLIAFAYRELNREVPDCGTTFTWATKAFGPWVGWMGGWGVAVAGMVVLSNLAQIGGKYFWLLINPELAQNGFVVTSTGVVFIAVMTWISYRGTEIGERLQNVLLGIQYLALVVFVVAAVVAVATGTAPAGATAPQLDWFNPFAFESASAFVEAVLLAIFIYWGWDTCLALNEETKDPQRTPGRAAILSTVILLVTYVGVAVATMAYAGLGTSGVGLGNETNAEDVFFALKDVLLGPWAWLLVIAVMVSAVSSTQTTILPTARGTLAMAAYKALPKRFATVHPRFKTPAFATFVMGVVATVFYVALTIISEDFLSDTILALGLAIAFYYAITGFACVWYFRGELFANAHNVVFKLVFPLLGALMLTAAFVFSAIDMFDPDYGYTVIWGIGGVFVVGIGSLALGVVLMALWFAFPGSKPFFRGESLNRETPILAPETEHPPLRSVDGGYA, from the coding sequence ATGTCTGACCAGAAAACCAGCCCGACGAGCACCGGAAAAGGTCTCGCTACCGGCACGCTCGGCCTCGTCGGTTCGACGGTCATCGGGCTCGCCTCGACGGCCCCGGTGTACTCGCTCGCGGCGACCCTCGGCTTCGTCGTGTTGGTGGTCGGAGCGCAGGCGCCGATCGCCTTCATCATCGCGTTCGTGCCGATGTTCCTCATCGCCTTCGCCTACCGCGAGTTGAACCGCGAGGTGCCCGACTGCGGCACCACGTTCACCTGGGCGACCAAGGCCTTCGGGCCGTGGGTGGGGTGGATGGGCGGGTGGGGCGTCGCGGTCGCGGGCATGGTGGTGCTGTCCAACCTCGCGCAGATCGGCGGCAAGTACTTCTGGCTGCTGATCAACCCGGAACTCGCCCAGAACGGGTTCGTCGTCACCTCGACCGGGGTCGTGTTCATCGCGGTGATGACCTGGATCAGCTACCGCGGCACAGAGATCGGCGAGAGACTGCAGAACGTACTGCTCGGCATCCAGTACCTCGCGCTCGTGGTATTCGTGGTGGCGGCCGTCGTCGCGGTCGCCACGGGAACGGCGCCCGCGGGTGCGACCGCGCCCCAGCTCGACTGGTTCAACCCGTTCGCCTTCGAGTCGGCCTCCGCCTTCGTCGAGGCCGTGCTGCTCGCCATCTTCATCTACTGGGGGTGGGACACCTGCCTCGCCCTGAACGAGGAGACCAAGGATCCGCAGCGCACTCCCGGTCGCGCCGCGATCCTCTCGACGGTCATCCTCCTCGTCACCTACGTGGGCGTCGCGGTCGCGACGATGGCCTACGCCGGTCTCGGCACCTCCGGCGTCGGACTGGGCAACGAGACGAACGCCGAAGACGTCTTCTTCGCCTTGAAAGACGTGCTTCTCGGGCCGTGGGCGTGGCTGCTCGTCATCGCGGTCATGGTGTCGGCCGTGTCGTCGACGCAGACCACGATCCTGCCGACCGCCCGCGGCACCCTCGCCATGGCGGCGTACAAGGCGTTGCCGAAGAGATTCGCCACGGTTCATCCGCGATTCAAGACCCCCGCGTTCGCGACCTTCGTTATGGGCGTCGTCGCTACCGTCTTCTACGTGGCACTCACCATCATCAGCGAGGACTTCCTCTCCGACACGATCCTGGCGCTCGGCCTCGCCATTGCCTTCTACTACGCGATCACCGGGTTCGCCTGCGTCTGGTACTTCCGCGGTGAGCTCTTCGCGAACGCGCACAACGTAGTCTTCAAGCTCGTCTTCCCGCTCCTCGGCGCGCTGATGCTCACCGCCGCCTTCGTGTTCTCGGCGATCGACATGTTCGACCCCGACTACGGCTACACGGTGATCTGGGGCATCGGCGGCGTCTTCGTCGTCGGCATCGGATCGCTCGCCCTGGGCGTCGTGTTGATGGCCCTGTGGTTCGCGTTCCCCGGCTCGAAACCGTTCTTCCGCGGCGAGAGCCTCAACCGGGAGACGCCCATCCTGGCGCCCGAAACGGAACACCCGCCGCTGCGCTCAGTCGATGGCGGGTACGCCTAA
- a CDS encoding D-alanyl-D-alanine carboxypeptidase family protein, producing the protein MPPSRRQILRRRRVAFFGAAAVVLGTVFYLPLTLLAPLGSVEAAVAPVEVAAQPAAALEWPALGASAVGAIGYDGVLAAGGASAPAPMASISKIVTALVVLQAKPLEVGDTGPDITFTAKDVAIRDAYRAVNGATEPVTAGLVLSQRQVMDVVLVESANNYAESLVTWAFGSVEEFVPVANEWLKTNGLNSTTIVEPTGMSPLNVSTAGDLVALGKLALANPVVNTIVGTSTETVPGVGDLKNSNTLLGVDGIRGIKTGTLDEAGACLLFAADYVMGGETITIVGAVLGGVDHKSLNVSVRSLLADVEESFRVVPLTTAGQPFGTYTTPWGDTANLVATKDSSAVVWSDRPVATAVEAGEVGVADKGKDVGEVTFTVDGEQITVPLELASTIDDPGAWWRLTNPAALF; encoded by the coding sequence ATGCCCCCCTCACGTCGCCAAATCCTCCGCCGTCGGCGCGTGGCGTTCTTCGGTGCCGCAGCGGTCGTTCTCGGCACGGTCTTCTATCTGCCGCTGACCCTGCTCGCACCCCTCGGCTCCGTCGAAGCGGCCGTCGCACCGGTCGAGGTGGCCGCGCAACCGGCCGCCGCGCTCGAGTGGCCGGCCCTCGGCGCCAGCGCGGTGGGAGCGATCGGCTATGACGGGGTCTTGGCGGCCGGGGGAGCCTCGGCGCCCGCACCCATGGCATCCATCAGCAAGATCGTCACGGCGCTCGTCGTGCTGCAGGCCAAACCGCTCGAGGTGGGCGACACCGGCCCCGACATCACCTTCACCGCGAAAGACGTGGCCATCAGGGACGCCTACCGGGCGGTCAACGGCGCCACCGAGCCGGTCACGGCCGGCCTCGTGCTCAGCCAGCGCCAGGTGATGGATGTCGTGCTCGTGGAGTCGGCCAACAACTACGCCGAGTCGCTCGTCACCTGGGCGTTCGGGTCGGTCGAGGAGTTCGTGCCGGTCGCGAACGAGTGGCTGAAGACCAACGGACTCAACTCGACGACGATCGTCGAACCGACCGGCATGTCGCCGCTCAACGTGAGCACCGCGGGCGACCTGGTCGCGCTGGGAAAGCTCGCCCTCGCCAATCCCGTCGTCAACACCATCGTCGGCACGAGCACGGAGACCGTCCCCGGTGTCGGCGACCTCAAGAACAGCAACACGCTGCTCGGCGTCGACGGCATCCGCGGCATCAAGACCGGGACCCTCGACGAGGCCGGGGCGTGCCTGCTGTTCGCCGCCGACTACGTCATGGGCGGCGAGACGATCACGATCGTGGGCGCCGTGCTCGGCGGTGTCGACCATAAGAGCCTCAACGTGTCGGTCCGGTCGTTGCTCGCCGACGTAGAAGAGAGCTTCCGGGTCGTCCCGCTCACGACGGCGGGCCAGCCGTTCGGCACGTACACGACGCCGTGGGGCGACACCGCCAACCTCGTCGCGACGAAAGACTCGAGCGCCGTCGTCTGGTCTGATCGCCCGGTGGCCACCGCCGTCGAGGCGGGCGAGGTCGGCGTGGCCGATAAGGGGAAGGACGTCGGCGAGGTCACCTTCACGGTCGACGGCGAGCAGATCACCGTCCCCTTAGAGCTCGCCTCGACGATCGACGATCCCGGCGCGTGGTGGCGCCTGACGAACCCCGCAGCGCTGTTCTGA
- the dinB gene encoding DNA polymerase IV yields MSKQDGSGRQVSAVDVDDSTATVLHVDMDAFFASVELLERPDLRGKPVIVAHDSARSVVTAATYEARKFGVNSAMPLAIAKRRCPQAIVLEPHFDRYQHFSSMVMAICDELTPSVERLGIDEAFLDVAGSRKHIGSPITVATILRRRVLDETGLVCSVGAAATKFVAKLASSKAKPDGLLVIPRDGTLDFLHPLPISGLWGVGGKTEEALTKHGIRTIGDLAHTPVTSLKHIVGEAGGSKLHDLAWGIDPRTVQPRAVEKSIGHEVTFETDVTDPAIIRRELLRLSGMVAVRLRGGGAVGRTVVLKLRFGDFTTITRSRTLGESTDLGRRIYDEVSEIYAQTGKQHARVRLVGVRVEQLSEGGGGQMSLWDDDDSWRDAEDVMDAVSARFGRGSVTQASLLGNNRGRESEAKGFARDA; encoded by the coding sequence GTGAGCAAACAAGACGGCAGCGGGCGCCAGGTCAGCGCGGTCGACGTCGACGACAGCACCGCCACCGTGCTCCACGTCGACATGGACGCGTTCTTCGCCTCGGTCGAGTTGCTCGAGCGTCCCGACCTTCGCGGCAAGCCGGTCATCGTCGCCCACGATTCGGCCAGATCGGTGGTCACGGCCGCCACCTACGAGGCCCGCAAATTCGGCGTCAACTCGGCAATGCCGCTCGCGATCGCGAAGCGGCGCTGCCCTCAGGCGATCGTGCTCGAGCCGCACTTCGACCGCTACCAGCACTTCTCCTCGATGGTCATGGCCATCTGCGACGAACTCACCCCCTCGGTCGAGCGGCTGGGCATCGACGAGGCTTTCCTCGACGTCGCCGGCTCGCGCAAGCACATCGGTTCGCCCATCACCGTCGCGACCATTCTGCGGCGCCGGGTGTTGGATGAAACGGGGCTCGTCTGCAGCGTGGGTGCGGCGGCCACCAAGTTCGTGGCCAAACTCGCCTCGAGCAAGGCGAAGCCCGACGGTCTGCTCGTCATCCCGCGCGACGGCACCCTCGACTTTCTCCACCCGTTGCCGATCAGCGGCCTGTGGGGCGTCGGCGGCAAGACCGAGGAGGCACTGACCAAACACGGCATCCGCACCATCGGCGATCTCGCTCACACGCCGGTCACCTCGCTCAAGCACATCGTCGGCGAGGCCGGCGGCAGCAAGCTGCACGACCTCGCCTGGGGAATCGACCCTCGCACCGTCCAGCCCCGCGCCGTAGAGAAGAGCATCGGGCACGAGGTCACTTTCGAGACCGACGTCACTGACCCCGCCATCATCCGCCGCGAACTCCTCCGACTCTCCGGCATGGTCGCCGTGCGACTGCGTGGCGGCGGCGCGGTGGGGCGCACGGTCGTGCTCAAACTGCGCTTCGGCGACTTCACCACGATCACCCGCTCCCGCACCCTCGGCGAGTCGACCGACCTCGGGCGACGCATCTACGACGAGGTGAGCGAGATCTACGCCCAGACCGGCAAACAACACGCCCGGGTACGGCTCGTGGGCGTTCGCGTCGAACAACTTTCCGAGGGCGGCGGCGGGCAGATGAGCCTATGGGACGACGACGATTCGTGGCGCGACGCAGAAGACGTGATGGACGCCGTGAGCGCCCGGTTTGGGCGGGGGAGCGTGACTCAGGCGTCGCTCCTCGGCAACAACCGAGGCCGCGAGAGCGAGGCCAAAGGCTTCGCCAGAGACGCCTGA
- a CDS encoding TrmH family RNA methyltransferase produces the protein MRIERITDLERDELRDFRSLTDVALRRVSEPAGGLYLAESTKVIERALAAGHRPRSFLLIEQWLPDVERLLAAYDFDDVPVFVGAPDLLKQLTGFDMHRGAIASMHRPPLAAVADLLDGARRVVVLEDIVDHTNVGAIFRSVAGLGADAVLITPRCADPLYRRSVRVSMGTVLQVPWTRLPEWPEGAEQLRAAGFHIAALALSDSAVELDTFASSMPEKVAVLLGSEGDGLSRAALENSDTVVTIPMMHGVDSLNVAAASAVALYTLRVR, from the coding sequence ATGCGCATCGAGAGAATCACCGACCTCGAGCGCGACGAGCTGCGCGATTTCAGATCGTTGACGGATGTCGCGCTGCGACGCGTGAGCGAACCCGCCGGTGGCCTCTACCTCGCCGAGTCCACGAAGGTGATCGAACGCGCCCTCGCTGCCGGGCACCGCCCGCGGTCGTTCCTGCTCATCGAACAGTGGCTGCCCGACGTCGAGCGGCTGCTCGCCGCCTACGACTTCGACGACGTTCCGGTTTTCGTCGGGGCGCCCGACCTGCTCAAGCAGCTCACCGGATTCGACATGCACCGAGGCGCCATCGCGTCGATGCACCGCCCGCCGCTCGCCGCCGTCGCCGACCTGCTCGACGGCGCCCGTCGCGTCGTGGTGCTCGAGGACATCGTCGACCACACCAACGTCGGCGCGATCTTCCGCTCGGTCGCTGGGCTCGGGGCCGACGCCGTGCTCATCACGCCGCGCTGTGCCGACCCGCTGTACCGGCGCAGCGTGCGGGTGAGCATGGGAACGGTGTTGCAGGTGCCGTGGACCCGTCTGCCCGAGTGGCCGGAGGGCGCCGAGCAGCTGCGGGCGGCCGGTTTCCACATCGCCGCACTCGCGCTGTCGGACAGCGCCGTCGAACTCGACACCTTCGCGTCATCTATGCCAGAAAAGGTGGCGGTACTGCTCGGTTCCGAGGGCGACGGGCTCAGTCGGGCCGCGCTGGAAAACTCCGACACGGTCGTGACCATCCCCATGATGCACGGCGTCGATTCGCTCAACGTCGCCGCCGCCAGTGCGGTTGCCCTCTATACCCTGCGGGTGCGCTGA
- a CDS encoding GlsB/YeaQ/YmgE family stress response membrane protein translates to MGIIGWIVLGLIAGAIAKAILPGKQGGGWIITLILGVVGALLGGFIGSALFNAPLEDFFSIQTWLLAIGGSIIVLLIYGLVTRGSRRA, encoded by the coding sequence ATGGGAATCATTGGCTGGATTGTATTGGGCCTTATCGCAGGTGCAATCGCAAAGGCTATTCTGCCGGGCAAGCAGGGCGGCGGATGGATCATCACCCTGATCCTCGGTGTGGTTGGAGCCCTTCTGGGTGGCTTCATCGGAAGCGCACTCTTCAACGCACCGCTCGAGGACTTCTTCTCGATTCAGACCTGGCTGCTCGCGATCGGTGGTTCGATCATCGTTCTGCTGATCTACGGCCTCGTCACCCGCGGTAGCCGTCGCGCATAA